In a genomic window of Canis lupus familiaris isolate Mischka breed German Shepherd chromosome 13, alternate assembly UU_Cfam_GSD_1.0, whole genome shotgun sequence:
- the THEM6 gene encoding protein THEM6 — MLGLAVASLAVALAYFALLDGWYLVRVPCAVLRARLLQPRVRDLLAEQRYAGRVLPSDLDLLLHMNNARYLREADVARAAHLARCGVLGALRALGARAVLAASCARYRRSLRLLEPFEVRTRLLGWDARAFYLEARFVSLRDGFVCALLRSRQHVLGTSPERVVRHLCKRRVEPPELPEDLRHWIAYNETSSQLLRAESGLSDVVKDQ, encoded by the exons atGCTGGGGCTGGCCGTGGCGTCGCTGGCCGTGGCGCTCGCCTACTTCGCGCTGCTGGACGGCTGGTACCTGGTGCGCGTGCCGTGCGCCGTGCTCCGTGCGCGCCTGCTGCAGCCGCGCGTCCGCGACCTCCTGGCCGAGCAGCGCTACGCCGGCCGCGTGCTGCCCTCGGACCTGGACCTGCTGCTGCACATGAACAACGCGCGCTACCTGCGCGAGGCCGACGTGGCGCGCGCCGCGCACCTGGCCCGCTGCGGGGTGCTGGGGGCCCTGCGCGCGCTCGGGGCCCGCGCCGTGCTGGCCGCCTCGTGCGCGCGCTACCGCCGCTCGCTGCGCCTGCTGGAGCCCTTCGAGGTGCGCACCCGCCTGCTGGGCTGGGACGCCCGCGCCTTCTACCTGGAGGCGCGCTTCGTGAGCCTGCGCGACGGCTTCGTGTGCGCGCTGCTGCGCTCCCGCCAGCACGTGCTGGGCACCTCGCCGGAGCGCGTCGTGCGGCACCTGTGCAAGCGCCGG GTGGAACCCCCGGAGCTGCCAGAAGACCTGCGGCACTGGATCGCCTACAACGAGACCAGCAGCCAGCTGCTCAGGGCTGAGAGCGGGCTCAGTGACGTGGTCAAGGACCAGTGA
- the SLURP1 gene encoding secreted Ly-6/uPAR-related protein 1, producing the protein MARCGAALLLLLLAAASLRTGEAFRCFTCELPTPVSLCKNISVCKPEDTACKTTLLQIESEYPFHQSPMVTRSCSSSCIATDPDSIGAAHLVFCCFHDLCNSVQASRLLGHLP; encoded by the exons ATGGCCCGGTGCGGGGCTGcactcctgctgctgctccttgcAGCCGCCAGCTTGCGCACTG GTGAGGCCTTCAGATGCTTTACCTGTGAGCTGCCCACACCTGTTTCCTTATGCAAGAACATCTCTGTCTGCAAGCCAGAGGACACGGCCTGCAAGACCACGCTGCTGCAGATTGAGTCAG AGTACCCGTTCCACCAGAGCCCCATGGTGACccggtcctgctccagctcctgcaTAGCCACCGACCCCGACAGTATTGGGGCCGCCCACCTCGTCTTCTGCTGCTTCCATGACCTGTGCAATTCAGTGCAGGCCAGCAGGCTCCTTGGCCACCTTCCCTGA
- the LYPD2 gene encoding ly6/PLAUR domain-containing protein 2: protein MMGTRLVLLVLLLATWGERGERVVALRCYTCHEPTAVSSCATITTCGTNETMCKTTLYSLETVYPFLGDSTVTKSCASKCVPSDVDSIGQTRPVSCCNTELCNLDGAPGLDGRRSLALALAPLLLWSLGL, encoded by the exons ATGATGGGGACTCGGCTGGTGCTACTGGTGCTGCTGCTGGCCACCTGGGGCGAGCGTGGAGAGCGTG TGGTGGCCCTACGATGCTACACCTGTCATGAGCCTACTGCTGTGTCCAgctgtgccaccatcaccacctgcGGTACCAACGAGACCATGTGCAAGACCACCCTCTACTCCCTGGAGACAG TGTACCCCTTCCTGGGGGACTCCACGGTGACCAAGTCCTGCGCCAGCAAGTGTGTGCCCTCGGACGTGGACAGCATCGGCCAGACCCGGCCCGTGTCCTGCTGCAACACGGAGCTCTGCAACCTGGACGGGGCTCCCGGCCTGGACGGCCGCCGCAGCCTGGCCTTGGCGCTGGCGCCCCTCCTGCTCTGGAGCCTCGGCCTGTAG